In a genomic window of Gossypium arboreum isolate Shixiya-1 chromosome 7, ASM2569848v2, whole genome shotgun sequence:
- the LOC108468473 gene encoding probable E3 ubiquitin-protein ligase XERICO, translating to MGLSSLPSPSEGMLCIILVNTALSISVIKGILRSILHVVGIHLSSLSPSPDSIENESFDFQFSTSEFYIEEFRSRTPAIQFDTLCSCKRAENDCPVCLSEFEPKSEINRLSCGHLFHKVCLEKWLNYLKVTCPLCRTLLLPEEESCYLG from the coding sequence ATGGGTCTCTCAAGTCTGCCATCTCCGTCAGAAGGAATGCTATGTATAATCTTGGTAAACACAGCTTTATCCATATCTGTAATTAAAGGCATACTTCGATCCATCCTTCACGTTGTCGGTATCCATCTCTCGTCGTTATCACCATCCCCGGATTCCATCGAAAATGAATCATTTGATTTCCAGTTCAGTACATCTGAATTTTACATTGAGGAGTTCCGGAGTAGGACGCCGGCAATTCAATTTGACACTTTATGCAGTTGCAAGCGAGCTGAGAATGACTGTCCGGTCTGCCTGTCTGAGTTTGAGCCTAAATCGGAGATTAACCGATTGTCTTGCGGCCATCTCTTTCACAAGGTGTGCTTGGAAAAATGgttgaattatttgaaagttaCTTGCCCTCTTTGCAGGACTCTGCTGCTGCCGGAAGAAGAGAGTTGCTACTTGggataa